The Besnoitia besnoiti strain Bb-Ger1 chromosome IV, whole genome shotgun sequence genome contains a region encoding:
- a CDS encoding ubiquitin-conjugating enzyme subfamily protein (encoded by transcript BESB_056690), whose amino-acid sequence MSIPKRIEKETQNLASEPPPGISAQPEPNNYRHFKILMGGPVGTPYEGGQYKLELFLPEAYPMEPPKVRFLTKIYHPNIDALGRICLDILKDKWSPALQIRTVLLSIQALLSAPEPDDPLDTRVADHFKNNRQDAELMARQWNEMYAGQRSIVID is encoded by the exons ATGTCGATTCCGAAGCGTATTGAGAAGGAGACTCAGAACCTCGCCAGCGAACCCC CTCCTGGCATCTCGGCGCAACCAGAGCCGAACAACTACCGCCATTTCAAAATTTTGATGGGCGGTCCAGTCGGCACTCCCTACGAAG GCGGTCAGTACAAACTCGAGCTCTTCCTCCCGGAGGCGTATCCGATGGAGCCGCCCAAGGTTCGATTTCTGACCAAAATCTACCACCCGAACATT GATGCCTTGGGCAGGATCTGCCTCGATATCCTGAAGGACAAATGGAGCCCGGCGCTGCAGATCCGCACTGTGCTCCTCTCGATCCAGGCGCTGCTGTCCGCGCCCGAGCCCGACGACCCTCTAGACACGCGTGTCGCGGACCACTTCAAGAACAACCGCCAAGATGCCGAACTCATGG CTCGCCAGTGGAACGAGATGTACGCGGGCCAGCGCTCGATTGTGATTGATTGA
- a CDS encoding hypothetical protein (encoded by transcript BESB_056680), translating into MARLQRQFDKANERCFNFCSTPRFGSPVSSPRPSREPLPSPSTLPEPPPPFPVYAPDALAACVFPSEKEFEAFFSASREEGEDLSDSAVGWPFAYDPYTDPLDECGRPRDTNTRFTYGPYLYPPSARTVVPVALHASCGDGEGHSAAKRGAFSRRRRGSGGFQRARDDSQQDARGRKVGEEQSSSTLRPRNKAVSRACGGKAEPADGPASGSTAQRPRSRRGDSTAAGEGARGRGRNGAKSSSCPSSSSEEEEQLPVFGTQRVYRRRVIMKQVRPVPVYEVPLREDSLPLPPHWEKSTFVSPPTEDETRRLKHFPEEMARRAQEDGAVFKREYHPFLRQYLDEKTARLRRRLREKAQKQREKRMKELSWTGDKDGGVSGHAGDENDEMWLLDDDEVQRELTEELRELVVHELERKQSGLTELEDEFVLLDGKQWTWTMWERDRWKRSTLLRRLMKEGKLLFKSDLEERQYATDYEQLMCQPFHPPRRDWGGYEYYASISLDKEDNKPLIDELLDEEDFERDARQRLKKEEEEELRNAEAEKERKKVIRMSQDKVIKFLEMAEGELPNLFQGSQRSRKKKHPKNCIVPFNRLKAHAEVIESITRCPFLQMDMERALCQGWRQRGCRRTQIKHMESPRGIPPDKYALTAEVMQKAANKLRVAIGDALDPVAVSAVKPKRLDRQAEPEKKLGGGRYAV; encoded by the exons ATGGCCCGCCTCCAGCGACAGTTCGACAAGGCGAACGAGAGGTGCTTCAACTTCTGTTCGACTCCCCGCTTCGGCTCCCCCGTGTCCTCAccgcgtccctctcgcgAACCcttgccgtcgccctccactctgccggagccgccgcctcccttccCGGTCTACGCTCCTGACGCGCTGGCCGCATGCGTTTTTCCGAGTGAAAAAGAGTTCGAAGcgtttttctccgcctcaagggaggagggcgaagaccTCTCTGACTCAGCAGTTGGATGGCCTTTCGCGTACGATCCCTACACCGACCCCCTGGACGAATGCGGGAGACCTCGCGACACAAATACCCGCTTCACTTATGGGCCGTATCTCTACCCCCCTTCTGCTCGCACTGTCGTGCCCGTCGCGCTGCATGCTTCCTGCGGCGATGGGGAAGGGCACAGTGCAGCGAAAAggggcgccttctcgcggcgcaggagaggcagcggcgggtTTCAAAGAGCACGGGATGACTCGCAacaagacgcgcgaggccggaAGGTCGGCGAAGAACAGTCTTCCTCGACGCTCCGACCACGGAACAAGGCAGTCTCTCGGGCTTGCGGCGGCAAAGCGGAGCCTGCGGATGGGCCCGCCTCGGGCTCCACCGCccagcgaccgcggtcgcggcgaggggactcgaccgcggcgggcgagggggcgagagggcgagggagaaacGGCGCCAAAAGCTCGTCGTGTCCGTCTTCATCCTccgaagaggaagagcagTTACCTGTGTTCGGCACGCAGAGAGTGTATCGTCGGCGAGTCATTATGAAGCAGGTCAGGCCCGTGCCAGTCTACGAGGTGCCCCTCCGCGAAGACtccctgccgctgccgccgcactggGAGAAGAGCACCTTCGTGTCTCCGCCGACTGAAGACGAAACGCGGCGGCTGAAGCATTTTCCGGAAGAAATGGCCAGGCGAGCCCAGGAGGATGGTGCAGTCTTCAAGCGGGAGTATCACCCGTTTCTGCGGCAGTACCTTGACGAGAAGacggctcgcctgcggcgtcgcttgcgagaaaaggcgcagaagcagcgcgagaagcgaatGAAAGAGCTGAGTTGGACCGGCGACAAGGACGGAGGCGTGAGCGGGCACGCCGGCGATGAAAACGACGAGATGTGGCTGctggacgacgacgaagtcCAGAGAGAACTGACGGAGGAGCTTCGAGAGCTCGTCGTGCACGAGCTCGAGCGGAAGCAATCCGGCCTCACCGAGCTAGAAGACGAAttcgtcctcctcgacgGCAAACAGTGGACCTGGACGATGTGGGAACGCGACAGGTGGAAGCGAAGCACTCTGCTACGGAGGCTGATGAAAGAAGGAAAG CTGCTGTTCAAGTCTGACCTGGAAGAGCGGCAGTACGCCACCGACTACGAGCAGCTTATGTGCCAGCCGTTCCACCCCCCACGCCGCGACTGGGGCGGCTATGAGTATTACGCCTCAATTTCCCTTGACAAAGAAGACAACAAACCTCTCATTGACGAGCTtctcgacgaggaagacttCGAGCGAGAtgcccgccagcgcctcaagaaagaggaggaagaagaactcagaaacgcagaagcggagaaggaacGGAAGAAAGTCATCC GAATGAGTCAGGACAAAGTCATCAAGTTCCTCGAGATGGCAGAAGGCGAGCTGCCCAATCTTTTCCAAGGGTCGCAGCGATCGCG aaagaagaagcacCCGAAGAACTGCATCGTCCCATTCAACCGGCTCAAGGCGCATGCGGAGGTGATCGAGAGCATCACGCGATGCCCGTTTCTGCAAATG GACATGGAGCGCGCGCTCTGCCAGGGTtggcgccagcgcggctgccgtcgcACGCAGATCAAGCACAtggagtcgccgcgcggaaTCCCCCCGGACAAGTACGCATTGACGGCGGAGGTGATGCAGAAGGCCGCCAACAAGCTTCGCGTGGCGATCGGCGACGCCCTGGACCCCGTCGCGGTCTCTGCTGTGAAACCCAAGAGGCTCGACAGGCAGGCAGAGCCTGAGAAGAAGCTCGGAGGCGGCCGCTACGCGGTGtga
- a CDS encoding RNA recognition motif-containing protein (encoded by transcript BESB_056700) — protein MASPPPEEEGHGRELRLVAEGQDESFVGDMAPEEPEEGGKEREEAGETLSPPQTARSRSRSASRERAAAIPSSASLPVHYGDDDSTGDNCEADGEDDAAENEHEEERMQREAEEPEEAEGEPRMYRWGEDGTEDQEEAEPQRGGPGRGGDAVAPAAHASKDDEGGSQGTGGELGEGDVAEGDAYPAEARGEDGDEEEDRGELDGRGGDESLGEQDVARGTPQEGDDGSGSEDETPGEAGMRHEAEEASFTICGEKGDEASAQNVDDRKVFVGNTPLAVREPSVEKVFGEFGQLNRIEIFKNFFHLTYEDPECAKRAIEELNDKEVWGAQIVVEPLRPGAASQRPPGPSSSSRCVVFARGKRERFVSAADRGRGGRGGRGGAAAGSSRGKLAAPGRGGGRGGGAGAGAGPGAKRLPFRVVCSNLDPCVQWQDLKDFGREAGEVNFTNVLHDQDGRRIGIIEYCTEEAMAVALRELDGKRLFETHVEVRPEPENASYPSFAAISSSLPPDAIVRPSSLRTPGGARAFSSSRVRGLHGPTSFPAEEEGKLSFAGGSSRPGFSRSRQGGGRAPRVAAPGSTTADSHHAFARRSPSPAAYSPPPSAGHRAASGYARGAGKGHGGGAGAEESLGTVPGGRLARRPLGGGHGDDEPVERQGTRSAYRGGRGVAGRDSAFDLPPQPRAFLNGVGKEGRPFPGDQAPSFYPREEDKLCRKREGRPALGSRAEHGHSSSHAAAEDSYWRGGADDEVGADRHRDLHLAREGRRGRDEGGRHELVAAHRRCYYAGDAAPGGGFTDDDEVQRRMQSRGRGEDFHGHRAAKRRRNDLDSVASSPGFGPSAGGPAVVLPPPSGDALPHLREFSAGERLRGDDEGFRDRGRREREDGVSFYEDQMHWGGRGGGAKAGAAGGGHGPAAFFPRETEDLGLQNGDFRFAERGREREVGMQKPFFGKAREDPRVPPAGMVAGARGQPMKVEGKDEVALAQRRRRPGVSCGGEEWRRDEREDVGAQFPPFRHHHHLGDERGGRRDNEEGLRRRGAELSDFDRREDGPFADGDRRDAGMKYDPTSQPLSHAPRGKGGEAGAPREFHPSFAAEARKARHVYVPHPDERDGYLGVDGREDDGDRRGRRPREPARSPPALLPPRRDREEEAKRRREGRPGEPEFYVHAESVPLAPPGARMAGDEDGRGGSGFGTPRDRRFDDGERRERGGGRGGRGYFYPPGPPMEAGGEAREAKKPRRGDGADMDGAPFAPDFQRGPPVPGARGGNERPARQSPAYKYHEKDKDDFRSEEIFASHGGGGPPFALHHHGSGGGMRPMRRKDERHSEEDGLGGMPPRDSSRMPRHRRDAEHPGTLGSRYAGAEDPRKGYVPAPGSLPFGGGGRAGGGGSRADGSEGYDGREAESFRAHRGRDDGARDYMTRVSRHREDAHRMMNRPFAARDEGRRGADRGGDGSTGYRDDAGHH, from the exons ATGGCGTCCCCGCCtccagaagaggaggggcacgggcgcgagctgcgcctcgtggCTGAAGGGCAGGACGAGAGCTTCGTGGGAGACATGGCTCCTGAGGAGcccgaggagggcggaaaggagagagaggaggcaggcgagacgctgtctccgccgcagacggcgcgcagtcgcagtcgcagcgcgagccgcgagcgcgcggccgcgatcccctcctcggcgtcaCTCCCGGTTCACTACGGCGACGATGACAGCACAGGGGACAACTGCGaagcggacggcgaggacgacgccgcggagaatGAGCACGAAGAGGAACggatgcagagagaggcggaggagccggaggaggctgagggcgagccgcggatGTACCGCTGGGGCGAAGACGGGACCGAAGaccaggaggaggcggagccgcagcgggGTGGCCCCGGGCGGGGCGGTGACGCggtggcgccggccgctcACGCGTCGAAGGACGATGAAGGCGGGTCGCAAGGCACTGGAGGCGAACTGGGGGAGGGGGACgtggcggagggcgacgcgtatcccgctgaggcgaggggagaagacggagatgaggaggaggacCGAGGCGAGCTCGATGGCCGTGGCGGAGACGAGAGCCTCGGGGAACAGGACGTGGCGCGGGGGACGCCCcaagaaggagacgacgggAGTGGCTCCGAGGACGAGAcgccgggcgaggcggggaTGCGAcacgaagcggaggaagcgtcGTTCACGATTTGCGGCGAAAAAGGGGATGAGGCTTCCGCGCAAAACGTTGACGATC GCAAAGTTTTCGTTGGAAACACCCCACT TGCCGTGAGAGAACCGAGCGTAGAGAAGGTTTTCGGCGAATTCGGGCAGCTGAATCGCATTGAAATCTTCAAGAATTTCTTCCACCTCACCTACGAAGACCCCGAATGTGCCAAGCGAGCCATCGAAGAGCTCAACGACAAAGAAGTCTGGGGTGCACAG ATCGTAGTGGAGCCGCTGCGTCCAGGGGCAGcttcgcagaggccgccggggCCCTCAtcctcgtcgcgctgcgtcgTTTTTGCGCGCGGCAAGAGAGAGCGTTTCGTTTCTGCagccgaccgcggtcgcggcgggcggggcgggcggggcggggctgcggcgggcagcTCTCGGGGgaagctcgcggcgccggggcgcggaggaggtcgcggcggaggcgcaggggccGGCGCGGGGCCCGGCGCCAAGAGACTGCCCTTCAGAGTG GTGTGCAGCAACCTGGATCCTTGCGTCCAGTGGCAAGATCTCAAAGACTTCGGCAGGGAAG CGGGGGAGGTGAACTTCACTAACGTCCTGCACGACCAAGACGGCCGTCGCATCGG CATCATCGAGTACTGCACGGAAGAGGCGATGGCGGTGGCGCTCCGCGAGTTGGATGGCAAGCGGTTGTTTGAAACTCACGTTGAAGTTCGGCCGGAGCCGGAGAACGCGTCGTACCCGTCCTTCGCTGCAAtttcctcgtctctgccCCCGGACGCAATCGTTCGGCCGTCCTCCCTCCGCACTCCagggggcgcgcgagcgttctcgtcttctcgcgtgcGTGGCTTGCACGGCCCCACATCCTTcccggcagaggaggaaggcaagCTGTCTTtcgcgggcggcagcagcagaccgGGCTTTTCGCGGAGCCGTcaaggcggcgggcgggccccgcgggtcgctgcgccaggctcgacgacggcggacaGTCACCACGcgttcgcgcggcgctcgccgtcgcctgcggcgtattcgcctccgccgtccgcggGGCATAGAGCGGCCTCTGGAtatgcgcgaggcgctggaaagggtcacggcggcggcgcgggcgcagaggagagtcTGGGGACGGTCCCGGGCGGGCGGCTGGCCAGGAGACCACTGGGGGGCGGgcacggcgacgacgagcctgTAGAGCGCCAGGGCACCCGTTCCGCGTAccgtggcggccgcggagtcgCGGGGCGCGACTCCGCTTTCgatctgccgccgcagccgcgggcctTCCTGAACGGAGTCGGCAAAGAGGGCCGCCCATTCCCTGGCGACCAGGCTCCTTCGTTCTATCCTCGGGAAGAAGACAAGCTTTGCAGAAAGCGCGAGGGACGCCCGGCTTtgggcagccgcgccgagcaCGGCCACTCGTcgtcgcatgcggcggcggaggattCCTACTGGCGTGGCggggcggacgacgaggtcGGCGCGGATCGCCACAGAGACCTCCATctggcgcgcgaaggccggcgagggagggacgaaggcggcaggcATGAGCTTGTGGCGGCGCATCGTCGCTGCTACTACGcgggcgacgctgcgcctggTGGAGGCTTCACAGACGACGATGAAGtgcagaggcgcatgcagtcgcGGGGCCGGGGCGAAGATTTCCATGGGCAccgggcggcgaagcgccggcgaaACGACCTCGATTCTGTTGCCTCTTCTCCCGGGTTTGGACCTTCGGCCGGCGGGCCTGCAGTGGTCttgccgcctccctccggcGACGCTCTGCCCCATCTGCGCGAGTTCTCGGCGGGCGAGAGGCTCCGGGGGGACGACGAGGGtttccgcgaccgcggcagacgagagagagaggacggagTGTCATTCTACGAGGACCAAATGCACTGgggcggacgaggaggcggcgccaaggcgggcgcggccgggGGTGGTCACGGCCCCGCCGCGTTCTTTCcgcgggagacagaggacCTGGGCCTTCAGAACGGGGACTTCCGGTTTGCGGAGCGAGGCCGAGAGAGGGAGGTCGGCATGCAGAAACCGTTCTTcggcaaggcgcgcgaggatccgcgtgtgccgcctgcaggcatggtcgcgggcgcgcgggggcAGCCAATGAAAGTCGAGGGCAAAGATGAGGTCGCActggcgcagagacgccggaggccgggagtcagctgcggcggcgaggagtgGCGACGAGACGAACGCGAGGACGTGGGCGCGCAGTTCCCTCCTTTCCGGCATCACCACCACCTGGGCGACGAGCgtggaggaaggagagacaaCGAAGAAGgtctgcggagacgcggcgcagagctcAGCGACTTCGACAGGCGAGAGGACGGGCCTTTCGCGGACGGAGACCGACGAGATGCGGGGATGAAGTATGACCCGACCTCGCAGCCGCTCTCTCACGCGCCAAGAGgaaagggcggcgaggccggcgcgccgagagagtTCCATCCTTCGttcgccgcagaggcaagGAAAGCCAGGCACGTGTACGTGCCGCACCccgacgagcgcgacggATACCTGGGAGTCGACGGCCGGGAAGATGACGGCGACCGAAGGGGCCGGAGGCCCCGAGAGCCTGCGAGGTCTCCACCGGCGCTCCTTCCCCCTCGCAGggacagagaagaagaggcaaagagaaggcgagaaggccgacCGGGCGAACCTGAGTTCTATGTCCACGCTGAGAGCGTTCCCCTCGCCCCGCCAGGCGCGAGAATGGCTGGGGACGAGGATGGAAGGGGGGGATCGGGTTTCGGGACCCCGCGGGACAGGCGGttcgacgacggcgagaggcgagagcgaggcggcggacggggGGGGCGAGGCTACTTCTATCCGCCGGGGCCCCCGATGGAGGCGGGTGGCGAAGCGAGGGAAGCCAAGAAACCGAGGAGGGGCGATGGAGCCGACATGGATGGAGCTCCTTTCGCCCCCGATTTCCAGAGAGGCCCGCCGGtcccaggcgcgcgcgggggcaACGAGAGACCTGCGAGGCAGTCGCCCGCGTATAAGTATCATGAGAAAGACAAGGACGACTTCAGATCTGAAGAGATCTTCGCTTCACATGGCGGAGGGGGGCCGCCGTTTGCGCTCCACCACCACGGCTCAGGTGGCGGGATGCGGCCGATGAGGCGAAAAGACGAGCGGCACAGTGAGGAGGATGGCTTAGGAGGCATGCCGCCTCGCGACTCATCGCGCATGCCGCGGCATCGGCGAGACGCTGAGCATCCTGGGACCCTCGGGTCGCGCTAtgcgggcgccgaggacCCCCGAAAAGGCTACGTCCCGGCGCCCGGTTCGCTTCCGTTcgggggaggcgggcgagcaggaggaggagggtcGCGGGCAGACGGGAGCGAAGGATACGACGGccgagaagcggagagcTTCAGGGCCcatcgaggccgcgacgacggggCGCGAGACTACATGACCCGTGTCAGCCGCCACAGGGAAGATGCGCATCGCATGATGAACAggcccttcgcggcgcgggacgaaggcagaagaggcgcagacagAGGGGGCGACGGGTCGACTGGCTaccgcgacgacgcagggcaCCACTGA